Proteins co-encoded in one Pseudophryne corroboree isolate aPseCor3 chromosome 1, aPseCor3.hap2, whole genome shotgun sequence genomic window:
- the CBARP gene encoding voltage-dependent calcium channel beta subunit-associated regulatory protein, translated as MSNESPAWENITDSSTAAPGASTQDGYVLILVLLSIFIGGTLLLLTGILILCRHCCDSRLRFSRPSDDAEKTNTSYVDETQPAHDITIRIEDTESLSASGLRDIESERFLCTASSGRRVSFNEGALCGQEKRERERGRRYTLTEGDFHYLKNARLTLPPLPSLPPTALHILTIHESEGGESSSSGGASETHPTSPSKSNISIYQPPRSPPAPLTRLSLSSTSALPGDVYNSVADTSFMEIQKHSPPTPRHSSANNRFDHSGNLPQGGTNSDVGTNRSHGAVLHFFSRLRRHASLEGASPYLKIKKWKLGTVQRASSLDTRGSPKRHQFQRQRAASESAERDDIIQYIVHTQDTAFADNQGSFIQHHGTPPHSLGRLDHGEDGSLADVGSTEQGQLPPQCDIWSLRASLERCASDQSSSNNDRDSVRSDAESVSSLSGLPSLPSQDLPDGKSVRGPEPETGPRKLLQMDSGYASIEAPCRPSEESGSPHRDKTASEKRLFFTHAGRKGTVFESLEGRLYEQGASGGQEESLFPHHPEPLSPWEAMSRRDYSIDEKTDALFNEFLRHDPQYDESPQRMKHRSRAHLRKQWQRTKQYSDPGIRFPPALDRHRASPLRRGDSTSYLPDTRYHSTLPRIASTTDEEGADSCPISPTSLTPEDKIQAIEEEPCDHGPAVDEPRPPTDNPEQDFGYGPQTTELLDKIGAGLEERLYPIVQRTACSLERLCTVAHISPDHSPV; from the exons ATGAGCAATGAGTCACCTGCATGGGAGAATATAACTGACAGCTCCACG GCTGCACCGGGTGCATCTACGCAGGATGGGTACGTCTTGATCTTAGTTCTGCTTTCCATCTTCATTGGTGGAACCCTGCTTCTTCTCACTGGGATCCTGATCCTGTGCAGACACTGTTGTGATTCCCGCCTGAGATTCTCTAG ACCCAGTGATGACGCAGAGAAAACAAACACTTCCTACGTGGATGAAACACAACCTGCCCACG ACATTACTATACGGATAGAAGATACAGAATCTCTGTCAGCTTCAGGTCTCCGGGACATAGAGTCGGAGAGATTTCTCTGCACTGCATCCAGTGGTCGACGAGTCTCATTTAATGAGGGAGCCTTATGTGGGCAAGAAAAGAGAGAGCGTGAAAGAGGAAGAAG GTACACTTTGACAGAGGGAGATTTTCACTATTTAAAGAATGCACGACTGACGCTCCCCCCTCTTCCATCCTTACCTCCAACTGCCCTACATATTCTTACCATCCATGAAAGTGAAGGTGGGGAGAGTAGCAGCAGCGGAGGAGCATCAGAGACACATCCCACCTCTCCCAGCAAATCCAACATATCTATATATCAG CCCCCACGAAGTCCTCCTGCACCACTCACACGACTGTCTCTCAGTTCAACTTCTGCTCTTCCAGGAGATGTGTACAACTCTGTTGCAGATACTAGTTTTATGGAAATACAAAAGCATAGTCCTCCCACCCCCAGGCATAGTTCTGCCAACAACAGG TTTGACCACAGCGGCAATCTCCCTCAGGGTGGCACCAATTCTGACGTGGGTACCAACCGAAGTCATGGTGCTGTGCTTCACTTCTTCAGCCGTCTGCGGCGTCATGCAAGCTTAGAAGGAGCAAGCCCCTACCTAAAAATCAAGAAATGGAAACTGGGCACTGTGCAGCGAGCAAGCAGCTTAGACACCAGAG GTTCTCCAAAGCGTCATCAATTCCAGCGACAGAGAGCAGCTAGTGAAAGTGCAGAACGCGATGATATCATACAGTACATTGTCCACACACAAGATACTGCTTTTGCTGATAATCAAGGATCTTTCATTCAACACCATGGAACACCACCACACTCTCTCGGCAG acTAGACCATGGGGAAGATGGATCGCTGGCTGATGTAGGAAGTACAGAACAAGGTCAGCTCCCACCCCAATGTGACATTTGGAGCCTACGTGCATCACTGGAGCGCTGTGCCTCTGATCAAAGCAGTAGCAACAATGATCGTGACTCTGTTCGCAGCGATGCAGAAAGTGTGAGCTCCTTAAGTGGTCTCCCCAGCCTTCCATCTCAAGATCTGCCTGatggaaaatcagtgaggggaccaGAGCCAGAGACTGGACCTCGAAAGCTTCTACAGATGGACAGTGGCTATGCCTCTATTGAAGCTCCTTGCCGTCCATCAGAGGAGTCAGGCAGTCCGCACCGGGACAAGACTGCATCCGAAAAACGTCTCTTTTTCACTCATGCTGGACGGAAAGGGACAGTATTTGAAAGCCTGGAGGGGCGTTTATACGAACAAGGAGCATCTGGAGGACAGGAAGAGTCATTGTTTCCACACCATCCTGAACCCCTCAGTCCCTGGGAGGCAATGTCCAGAAGAGATTACAGCATTGATGAAAAGACTGATGCGCTGTTTAATGAGTTCCTCCGGCATGACCCACAGTATGATGAATCTCCCCAACGCATGAAACACCGCTCCCGTGCTCACTTGCGCAAGCAATGGCAGAGAACAAAGCAGTACAGTGATCCTGGTATTCGTTTTCCCCCTGCATTGGACAGACATCGCGCATCCCCTTTACGTAGAGGGGACAGCACTAGCTATCTTCCCGACACACGCTACCACAGTACACTACCCCGAATAGCAAGTACTACAGATGAGGAAGGAGCAGATAGCTGTCCTATTAGTCCAACCTCACTCACACCTGAAGACAAAATTCAGGCCATTGAGGAGGAACCATGTGATCATGGACCTGCTGTTGACGAACCCAGACCACCTACAGATAACCCTGAGCAAGACTTTGGTTATGGCCCTCAAACAACAGAGCTACTGGACAAGATAGGTGCTGGCCTGGAAGAACGTTTGTATCCAATTGTGCAGAGGACAGCATGCAGCCTGGAGAGGCTCTGCACAGTTGCACATATCTCTCCTGATCATAGTCCTGTGTAG